In the genome of Hippoglossus hippoglossus isolate fHipHip1 chromosome 12, fHipHip1.pri, whole genome shotgun sequence, one region contains:
- the strbp gene encoding spermatid perinuclear RNA-binding protein isoform X4: MRSFRSFSNDDRHVMAKHSTIYPSSQELEAVQTLVSTVECALKHVSDWLDKSRSNVDSKPADSTEEDDPGDEPSEETVESSNSCSNKESSSGGVLCGVMRIGLVAKGLLVKGDMDLELVLMCKGKPTQTLLDTVCHHLPTQIEKLTEEKYEVTSSSPEAAILVQTTTEPKLTLKITLTSPTMREDDDEEEEEEEQEEEEEEEQEEAVENGEDGEEEQEEVQEEVKEEEEEKEKNGQVLGAAAHRVEAEEEEEGEVLDRHRCLLALAALRHAKWFQARVNGLKSCVIVLRILRDMCNRHPVWEPLKGWPLELICEKAIATCNRPLGAGEALRRVMECLASGILLPGGPGLHDPCEKEPTNTLANMTDQQAGAITFRAQHALRLMAFGQIYKVLEMEPLPSNKPSQKYPWSDKEGLGLKRPYEDGFMDDKDLIKKMKRNLRKVLDSKAIDSNQPMNALMRLNQIRPGLQYRLLSQSGPVHAPVFTMSVDLDGTIYEASGSSKKTAKLHVAVKVLQAMGYPTGFDSDLDPMSSDEKSDGEGKSDTSSHTSNNPTHTSDSSNTLEVRTQGPILTASGKNPVMELNEKRRGLKYELISESGGSHDKRFIMEVEVDGQKFRGAGPNKKVAKASAALAALEKLFSGPNAAANKKKKILPQTKGALAAAAAASAVAAQVARGRGRAALARGAFVSAAAPGYVTQGFGTPYGYSPAAAAAPAYGLPKRMLLLPVMKVPAYPVPHYHFF, translated from the exons ATG AGGTCCTTCCGGTCCTTCAGTAACGATGACCGCCATGTCATGGCAAAACACTCCACCATCTACCCGTCCTCTCAAGAGCTGGAGGCAGTTCAGACGCTGGTGTCCACTGTGGAGTGTGCCCTCAAACATGTCTCCGATTGGCTGGATAAGAGCAGAAGTAACGTCGACAGCAAACCAGCAGACAGCACAGAGGAGGACGACCCTGGCGATGAGCCTAGCGAGGAAACAGTGGAATCCAGTAACAGCTGCAG CAACAAGGAGTCCAGCAGCGGTGGCGTGCTGTGTGGCGTGATGAGGATCGGCCTCGTGGCCAAAGGCCTCCTGGTTAAAGGCGACATGGACCTGGAGCTGGTGCTCATGTGCAAAGgcaaacccacacagacattgCTGGACACTGTCTGTCACCATTTACCCACACAGATCGAa AAGCTGACAGAAGAGAAATATGAAGTCACGAGCTCCTCGCCCGAGGCAGCCATCTTGGTACAAACTACGACAGAACCCAAACTCACGCTGAAGATTACTCTCACCTCACCGACCATGagggaggatgatgatgaggaggaggaagaggaggagcaggaagaggaggaggaagaagagcaggaagaggcCGTGGAGAACggggaggatggagaagaagaacaggagGAAGTGCAGGAGGAagtaaaggaggaagaggaagagaaggagaagaacgGGCAAG TGTTGGGTGCTGCTGCGCACAGagtggaggctgaggaggaggaggagggggaggtgctGGATAGACACAGATGTCTGTTGGCCCTGGCAGCGCTGCGACACGCCAAGTGGTTCCAG gcTCGAGTGAACGGACTCAAGTCCTGCGTAATTGTTCTCAGGATACTTAGAGACATGTGCAATAGACACCCTGTCTGGGAACCTCTAAAAGGATGG CCATTAGAGCTCATCTGCGAGAAGGCAATTGCCACCTGCAACAGACCTCTCGGAGCGGGAGAAGCCCTGCGCCGAGTCATGGAGTGTCTGGCCTCAGGCATTCTGCTACCAG GTGGTCCAGGTTTGCACGACCCATGTGAGAAAGAGCCAACGAACACACTTGCCAACATGACCGACCAGCAGGCTGGAGCCATTACCTTCAGagcacag CATGCTCTCAGACTCATGGCGTTCGGACAGATCTACAAGGTGTTGGAGATGGAGCCTCTCCCCTCAAATAAACCATCACAGAAATACCCCTGGTCTGATAAAGAAG gCTTGGGTCTGAAGAGGCCATACGAGGATGGATTTATGGACGACAAGGACCTCAttaagaagatgaagaggaatcTGAGGAAAG TCTTGGACAGCAAAGCCATAGACTCCAACCAGCCAATGAACGCCCTGATGCGGCTGAACCAGATCCGGCCGGGGCTTCAGTATCGCCTGCTGTCTCAGTCGGGCCCGGTTCACGCTCCGGTCTTCACCATGTCTGTGGATCTGGATGGAACCATTTACGAAGCATCTGGATCGTCCAAGAAGACGGCCAAGCTCCACGTCGCTGTCAAG GTTCTCCAGGCGATGGGCTACCCGACGGGTTTCGACTCAGACCTGGACCCCATGAGTTCAGATGAGAAGTCGGACGGTGAAGGGAAGAGTGACACGTCCTCACATACGAGCAATAACCCAACTCACACCTCGGACAGCTCCAACACACTGGAG GTGCGAACTCAGGGTCCCATACTGACAGCAAGTGGGAAGAATCCTGTCATGGAGCTGAACGAGAAGAGACGAGGCCTCAAATATGAGCTCATCTCTGAAAGTGGAGGCAGCCATGACAAACGTTTCATTATGGAG GTGGAGGTGGACGGGCAGAAGTTTCGTGGGGCAGGCCCCAACAAAAAGGTAGCAAAGGCCAGTGCTGCTCTAGCCGCCCTGGAAAAACTCTTCTCTGGTCCCAACGCAGCTgcaaacaagaagaagaagatattgCCTCAG acTAAAGGAGCCCTGGCGGCAGCTGCAGCGGCCTCAGCAGTAGCAGCTCAGGTcgccagaggaagaggaagagcagcactCGCGAGAGGAGCCTTCGTCAGTGCAGCTGCACCTGGATACGTCACGCAAG
- the strbp gene encoding spermatid perinuclear RNA-binding protein isoform X3 yields MRSFRSFSNDDRHVMAKHSTIYPSSQELEAVQTLVSTVECALKHVSDWLDKSRSNVDSKPADSTEEDDPGDEPSEETVESSNSCSNKESSSGGVLCGVMRIGLVAKGLLVKGDMDLELVLMCKGKPTQTLLDTVCHHLPTQIEKLTEEKYEVTSSSPEAAILVQTTTEPKLTLKITLTSPTMREDDDEEEEEEEQEEEEEEEQEEAVENGEDGEEEQEEVQEEVKEEEEEKEKNGQVLGAAAHRVEAEEEEEGEVLDRHRCLLALAALRHAKWFQARVNGLKSCVIVLRILRDMCNRHPVWEPLKGWPLELICEKAIATCNRPLGAGEALRRVMECLASGILLPGGPGLHDPCEKEPTNTLANMTDQQAGAITFRAQHALRLMAFGQIYKVLEMEPLPSNKPSQKYPWSDKEGLGLKRPYEDGFMDDKDLIKKMKRNLRKVLDSKAIDSNQPMNALMRLNQIRPGLQYRLLSQSGPVHAPVFTMSVDLDGTIYEASGSSKKTAKLHVAVKVLQAMGYPTGFDSDLDPMSSDEKSDGEGKSDTSSHTSNNPTHTSDSSNTLEVRTQGPILTASGKNPVMELNEKRRGLKYELISESGGSHDKRFIMEVEVDGQKFRGAGPNKKVAKASAALAALEKLFSGPNAAANKKKKILPQTKGALAAAAAASAVAAQVARGRGRAALARGAFVSAAAPGYVTQGFGTPYGYSPAAAAAPAYGGLFIDNPFYQPRTLAPFIIHLGPQDLFSDF; encoded by the exons ATG AGGTCCTTCCGGTCCTTCAGTAACGATGACCGCCATGTCATGGCAAAACACTCCACCATCTACCCGTCCTCTCAAGAGCTGGAGGCAGTTCAGACGCTGGTGTCCACTGTGGAGTGTGCCCTCAAACATGTCTCCGATTGGCTGGATAAGAGCAGAAGTAACGTCGACAGCAAACCAGCAGACAGCACAGAGGAGGACGACCCTGGCGATGAGCCTAGCGAGGAAACAGTGGAATCCAGTAACAGCTGCAG CAACAAGGAGTCCAGCAGCGGTGGCGTGCTGTGTGGCGTGATGAGGATCGGCCTCGTGGCCAAAGGCCTCCTGGTTAAAGGCGACATGGACCTGGAGCTGGTGCTCATGTGCAAAGgcaaacccacacagacattgCTGGACACTGTCTGTCACCATTTACCCACACAGATCGAa AAGCTGACAGAAGAGAAATATGAAGTCACGAGCTCCTCGCCCGAGGCAGCCATCTTGGTACAAACTACGACAGAACCCAAACTCACGCTGAAGATTACTCTCACCTCACCGACCATGagggaggatgatgatgaggaggaggaagaggaggagcaggaagaggaggaggaagaagagcaggaagaggcCGTGGAGAACggggaggatggagaagaagaacaggagGAAGTGCAGGAGGAagtaaaggaggaagaggaagagaaggagaagaacgGGCAAG TGTTGGGTGCTGCTGCGCACAGagtggaggctgaggaggaggaggagggggaggtgctGGATAGACACAGATGTCTGTTGGCCCTGGCAGCGCTGCGACACGCCAAGTGGTTCCAG gcTCGAGTGAACGGACTCAAGTCCTGCGTAATTGTTCTCAGGATACTTAGAGACATGTGCAATAGACACCCTGTCTGGGAACCTCTAAAAGGATGG CCATTAGAGCTCATCTGCGAGAAGGCAATTGCCACCTGCAACAGACCTCTCGGAGCGGGAGAAGCCCTGCGCCGAGTCATGGAGTGTCTGGCCTCAGGCATTCTGCTACCAG GTGGTCCAGGTTTGCACGACCCATGTGAGAAAGAGCCAACGAACACACTTGCCAACATGACCGACCAGCAGGCTGGAGCCATTACCTTCAGagcacag CATGCTCTCAGACTCATGGCGTTCGGACAGATCTACAAGGTGTTGGAGATGGAGCCTCTCCCCTCAAATAAACCATCACAGAAATACCCCTGGTCTGATAAAGAAG gCTTGGGTCTGAAGAGGCCATACGAGGATGGATTTATGGACGACAAGGACCTCAttaagaagatgaagaggaatcTGAGGAAAG TCTTGGACAGCAAAGCCATAGACTCCAACCAGCCAATGAACGCCCTGATGCGGCTGAACCAGATCCGGCCGGGGCTTCAGTATCGCCTGCTGTCTCAGTCGGGCCCGGTTCACGCTCCGGTCTTCACCATGTCTGTGGATCTGGATGGAACCATTTACGAAGCATCTGGATCGTCCAAGAAGACGGCCAAGCTCCACGTCGCTGTCAAG GTTCTCCAGGCGATGGGCTACCCGACGGGTTTCGACTCAGACCTGGACCCCATGAGTTCAGATGAGAAGTCGGACGGTGAAGGGAAGAGTGACACGTCCTCACATACGAGCAATAACCCAACTCACACCTCGGACAGCTCCAACACACTGGAG GTGCGAACTCAGGGTCCCATACTGACAGCAAGTGGGAAGAATCCTGTCATGGAGCTGAACGAGAAGAGACGAGGCCTCAAATATGAGCTCATCTCTGAAAGTGGAGGCAGCCATGACAAACGTTTCATTATGGAG GTGGAGGTGGACGGGCAGAAGTTTCGTGGGGCAGGCCCCAACAAAAAGGTAGCAAAGGCCAGTGCTGCTCTAGCCGCCCTGGAAAAACTCTTCTCTGGTCCCAACGCAGCTgcaaacaagaagaagaagatattgCCTCAG acTAAAGGAGCCCTGGCGGCAGCTGCAGCGGCCTCAGCAGTAGCAGCTCAGGTcgccagaggaagaggaagagcagcactCGCGAGAGGAGCCTTCGTCAGTGCAGCTGCACCTGGATACGTCACGCAAG
- the strbp gene encoding spermatid perinuclear RNA-binding protein isoform X2, protein MRSFRSFSNDDRHVMAKHSTIYPSSQELEAVQTLVSTVECALKHVSDWLDKSRSNVDSKPADSTEEDDPGDEPSEETVESSNSCSNKESSSGGVLCGVMRIGLVAKGLLVKGDMDLELVLMCKGKPTQTLLDTVCHHLPTQIEKLTEEKYEVTSSSPEAAILVQTTTEPKLTLKITLTSPTMREDDDEEEEEEEQEEEEEEEQEEAVENGEDGEEEQEEVQEEVKEEEEEKEKNGQVLGAAAHRVEAEEEEEGEVLDRHRCLLALAALRHAKWFQARVNGLKSCVIVLRILRDMCNRHPVWEPLKGWPLELICEKAIATCNRPLGAGEALRRVMECLASGILLPGGPGLHDPCEKEPTNTLANMTDQQAGAITFRAQHALRLMAFGQIYKVLEMEPLPSNKPSQKYPWSDKEGLGLKRPYEDGFMDDKDLIKKMKRNLRKVLDSKAIDSNQPMNALMRLNQIRPGLQYRLLSQSGPVHAPVFTMSVDLDGTIYEASGSSKKTAKLHVAVKVLQAMGYPTGFDSDLDPMSSDEKSDGEGKSDTSSHTSNNPTHTSDSSNTLEVGDKKRTEVRTQGPILTASGKNPVMELNEKRRGLKYELISESGGSHDKRFIMEVEVDGQKFRGAGPNKKVAKASAALAALEKLFSGPNAAANKKKKILPQTKGALAAAAAASAVAAQVARGRGRAALARGAFVSAAAPGYVTQGFGTPYGYSPAAAAAPAYGLPKRMLLLPVMKVPAYPVPHYHFF, encoded by the exons ATG AGGTCCTTCCGGTCCTTCAGTAACGATGACCGCCATGTCATGGCAAAACACTCCACCATCTACCCGTCCTCTCAAGAGCTGGAGGCAGTTCAGACGCTGGTGTCCACTGTGGAGTGTGCCCTCAAACATGTCTCCGATTGGCTGGATAAGAGCAGAAGTAACGTCGACAGCAAACCAGCAGACAGCACAGAGGAGGACGACCCTGGCGATGAGCCTAGCGAGGAAACAGTGGAATCCAGTAACAGCTGCAG CAACAAGGAGTCCAGCAGCGGTGGCGTGCTGTGTGGCGTGATGAGGATCGGCCTCGTGGCCAAAGGCCTCCTGGTTAAAGGCGACATGGACCTGGAGCTGGTGCTCATGTGCAAAGgcaaacccacacagacattgCTGGACACTGTCTGTCACCATTTACCCACACAGATCGAa AAGCTGACAGAAGAGAAATATGAAGTCACGAGCTCCTCGCCCGAGGCAGCCATCTTGGTACAAACTACGACAGAACCCAAACTCACGCTGAAGATTACTCTCACCTCACCGACCATGagggaggatgatgatgaggaggaggaagaggaggagcaggaagaggaggaggaagaagagcaggaagaggcCGTGGAGAACggggaggatggagaagaagaacaggagGAAGTGCAGGAGGAagtaaaggaggaagaggaagagaaggagaagaacgGGCAAG TGTTGGGTGCTGCTGCGCACAGagtggaggctgaggaggaggaggagggggaggtgctGGATAGACACAGATGTCTGTTGGCCCTGGCAGCGCTGCGACACGCCAAGTGGTTCCAG gcTCGAGTGAACGGACTCAAGTCCTGCGTAATTGTTCTCAGGATACTTAGAGACATGTGCAATAGACACCCTGTCTGGGAACCTCTAAAAGGATGG CCATTAGAGCTCATCTGCGAGAAGGCAATTGCCACCTGCAACAGACCTCTCGGAGCGGGAGAAGCCCTGCGCCGAGTCATGGAGTGTCTGGCCTCAGGCATTCTGCTACCAG GTGGTCCAGGTTTGCACGACCCATGTGAGAAAGAGCCAACGAACACACTTGCCAACATGACCGACCAGCAGGCTGGAGCCATTACCTTCAGagcacag CATGCTCTCAGACTCATGGCGTTCGGACAGATCTACAAGGTGTTGGAGATGGAGCCTCTCCCCTCAAATAAACCATCACAGAAATACCCCTGGTCTGATAAAGAAG gCTTGGGTCTGAAGAGGCCATACGAGGATGGATTTATGGACGACAAGGACCTCAttaagaagatgaagaggaatcTGAGGAAAG TCTTGGACAGCAAAGCCATAGACTCCAACCAGCCAATGAACGCCCTGATGCGGCTGAACCAGATCCGGCCGGGGCTTCAGTATCGCCTGCTGTCTCAGTCGGGCCCGGTTCACGCTCCGGTCTTCACCATGTCTGTGGATCTGGATGGAACCATTTACGAAGCATCTGGATCGTCCAAGAAGACGGCCAAGCTCCACGTCGCTGTCAAG GTTCTCCAGGCGATGGGCTACCCGACGGGTTTCGACTCAGACCTGGACCCCATGAGTTCAGATGAGAAGTCGGACGGTGAAGGGAAGAGTGACACGTCCTCACATACGAGCAATAACCCAACTCACACCTCGGACAGCTCCAACACACTGGAGGTGGGGGATAAGAAACGTACAGAA GTGCGAACTCAGGGTCCCATACTGACAGCAAGTGGGAAGAATCCTGTCATGGAGCTGAACGAGAAGAGACGAGGCCTCAAATATGAGCTCATCTCTGAAAGTGGAGGCAGCCATGACAAACGTTTCATTATGGAG GTGGAGGTGGACGGGCAGAAGTTTCGTGGGGCAGGCCCCAACAAAAAGGTAGCAAAGGCCAGTGCTGCTCTAGCCGCCCTGGAAAAACTCTTCTCTGGTCCCAACGCAGCTgcaaacaagaagaagaagatattgCCTCAG acTAAAGGAGCCCTGGCGGCAGCTGCAGCGGCCTCAGCAGTAGCAGCTCAGGTcgccagaggaagaggaagagcagcactCGCGAGAGGAGCCTTCGTCAGTGCAGCTGCACCTGGATACGTCACGCAAG
- the strbp gene encoding spermatid perinuclear RNA-binding protein isoform X1: MRSFRSFSNDDRHVMAKHSTIYPSSQELEAVQTLVSTVECALKHVSDWLDKSRSNVDSKPADSTEEDDPGDEPSEETVESSNSCSNKESSSGGVLCGVMRIGLVAKGLLVKGDMDLELVLMCKGKPTQTLLDTVCHHLPTQIEKLTEEKYEVTSSSPEAAILVQTTTEPKLTLKITLTSPTMREDDDEEEEEEEQEEEEEEEQEEAVENGEDGEEEQEEVQEEVKEEEEEKEKNGQVLGAAAHRVEAEEEEEGEVLDRHRCLLALAALRHAKWFQARVNGLKSCVIVLRILRDMCNRHPVWEPLKGWPLELICEKAIATCNRPLGAGEALRRVMECLASGILLPGGPGLHDPCEKEPTNTLANMTDQQAGAITFRAQHALRLMAFGQIYKVLEMEPLPSNKPSQKYPWSDKEGLGLKRPYEDGFMDDKDLIKKMKRNLRKVLDSKAIDSNQPMNALMRLNQIRPGLQYRLLSQSGPVHAPVFTMSVDLDGTIYEASGSSKKTAKLHVAVKVLQAMGYPTGFDSDLDPMSSDEKSDGEGKSDTSSHTSNNPTHTSDSSNTLEVGDKKRTEVRTQGPILTASGKNPVMELNEKRRGLKYELISESGGSHDKRFIMEVEVDGQKFRGAGPNKKVAKASAALAALEKLFSGPNAAANKKKKILPQTKGALAAAAAASAVAAQVARGRGRAALARGAFVSAAAPGYVTQGFGTPYGYSPAAAAAPAYGGLFIDNPFYQPRTLAPFIIHLGPQDLFSDF; the protein is encoded by the exons ATG AGGTCCTTCCGGTCCTTCAGTAACGATGACCGCCATGTCATGGCAAAACACTCCACCATCTACCCGTCCTCTCAAGAGCTGGAGGCAGTTCAGACGCTGGTGTCCACTGTGGAGTGTGCCCTCAAACATGTCTCCGATTGGCTGGATAAGAGCAGAAGTAACGTCGACAGCAAACCAGCAGACAGCACAGAGGAGGACGACCCTGGCGATGAGCCTAGCGAGGAAACAGTGGAATCCAGTAACAGCTGCAG CAACAAGGAGTCCAGCAGCGGTGGCGTGCTGTGTGGCGTGATGAGGATCGGCCTCGTGGCCAAAGGCCTCCTGGTTAAAGGCGACATGGACCTGGAGCTGGTGCTCATGTGCAAAGgcaaacccacacagacattgCTGGACACTGTCTGTCACCATTTACCCACACAGATCGAa AAGCTGACAGAAGAGAAATATGAAGTCACGAGCTCCTCGCCCGAGGCAGCCATCTTGGTACAAACTACGACAGAACCCAAACTCACGCTGAAGATTACTCTCACCTCACCGACCATGagggaggatgatgatgaggaggaggaagaggaggagcaggaagaggaggaggaagaagagcaggaagaggcCGTGGAGAACggggaggatggagaagaagaacaggagGAAGTGCAGGAGGAagtaaaggaggaagaggaagagaaggagaagaacgGGCAAG TGTTGGGTGCTGCTGCGCACAGagtggaggctgaggaggaggaggagggggaggtgctGGATAGACACAGATGTCTGTTGGCCCTGGCAGCGCTGCGACACGCCAAGTGGTTCCAG gcTCGAGTGAACGGACTCAAGTCCTGCGTAATTGTTCTCAGGATACTTAGAGACATGTGCAATAGACACCCTGTCTGGGAACCTCTAAAAGGATGG CCATTAGAGCTCATCTGCGAGAAGGCAATTGCCACCTGCAACAGACCTCTCGGAGCGGGAGAAGCCCTGCGCCGAGTCATGGAGTGTCTGGCCTCAGGCATTCTGCTACCAG GTGGTCCAGGTTTGCACGACCCATGTGAGAAAGAGCCAACGAACACACTTGCCAACATGACCGACCAGCAGGCTGGAGCCATTACCTTCAGagcacag CATGCTCTCAGACTCATGGCGTTCGGACAGATCTACAAGGTGTTGGAGATGGAGCCTCTCCCCTCAAATAAACCATCACAGAAATACCCCTGGTCTGATAAAGAAG gCTTGGGTCTGAAGAGGCCATACGAGGATGGATTTATGGACGACAAGGACCTCAttaagaagatgaagaggaatcTGAGGAAAG TCTTGGACAGCAAAGCCATAGACTCCAACCAGCCAATGAACGCCCTGATGCGGCTGAACCAGATCCGGCCGGGGCTTCAGTATCGCCTGCTGTCTCAGTCGGGCCCGGTTCACGCTCCGGTCTTCACCATGTCTGTGGATCTGGATGGAACCATTTACGAAGCATCTGGATCGTCCAAGAAGACGGCCAAGCTCCACGTCGCTGTCAAG GTTCTCCAGGCGATGGGCTACCCGACGGGTTTCGACTCAGACCTGGACCCCATGAGTTCAGATGAGAAGTCGGACGGTGAAGGGAAGAGTGACACGTCCTCACATACGAGCAATAACCCAACTCACACCTCGGACAGCTCCAACACACTGGAGGTGGGGGATAAGAAACGTACAGAA GTGCGAACTCAGGGTCCCATACTGACAGCAAGTGGGAAGAATCCTGTCATGGAGCTGAACGAGAAGAGACGAGGCCTCAAATATGAGCTCATCTCTGAAAGTGGAGGCAGCCATGACAAACGTTTCATTATGGAG GTGGAGGTGGACGGGCAGAAGTTTCGTGGGGCAGGCCCCAACAAAAAGGTAGCAAAGGCCAGTGCTGCTCTAGCCGCCCTGGAAAAACTCTTCTCTGGTCCCAACGCAGCTgcaaacaagaagaagaagatattgCCTCAG acTAAAGGAGCCCTGGCGGCAGCTGCAGCGGCCTCAGCAGTAGCAGCTCAGGTcgccagaggaagaggaagagcagcactCGCGAGAGGAGCCTTCGTCAGTGCAGCTGCACCTGGATACGTCACGCAAG